A window of the Pecten maximus chromosome 19, xPecMax1.1, whole genome shotgun sequence genome harbors these coding sequences:
- the LOC117317656 gene encoding actin-related protein 3 isoform X2, with the protein MAGRLPAVVIDNGTGYTKMGYAGNTEPQWIIPSAIGVKESATVGDRSIQRLGKGVEDLDFYIGDEALSTPSYSVKWPIRHGVVEDWDLMERFMEQAIFKYLRSEPEDHFFLLTEPPLNTPENREYTAEIMFESFNVPGLYIAVQAVLALAASWTSRQVGERTLTGTVIDSGDGVTHVIPVAEGYVIGSCIKHIPIAGRDITYFIQQLLREREVGIPPEQSLETAKAIKEKYSYVCPDIAKEFAKYDKDPSKWMKRHESINSITKQIFGVDVGYERFLGPEIFFHPEFSNPDFITPISEVVDTVIQHCPIDVRRGLYKNIVLSGGSTMFKDFGKKLQRDVKRVVDHRLKLSEELSGGRIKPKPINVNVVTHHMQRYAVWFGGSMLASTPEFYQVCHTKADYDEYGPSICRHNPVFGTMS; encoded by the exons ATGGCTGGAAGGCTTCCAGCGGTTGTCATAGATAATGGCACGGG CTACACAAAGATGGGGTATGCTGGTAATACAGAACCACAGTGGATTATCCCGTCAGCAATTGGTGTGAAAGAGTCTGCCACTGTGGGTGACCGGTCAATCCAGAGGCTAGGAAAGGGGGTGGAAGACCTGGATTTCTACATTGGGGATGAAGCTCTCAGCACTCCTTCATATTCTGTGAAG TGGCCTATTAGACATGGTGTTGTCGAGGACTGGGATCTGATGGAGAGATTCATGGAACAGGCAATCTTCAAATATCTACGGTCAGAACCAGAAGATCATTTCTTCCTCCTT ACGGAACCACCACTCAACACTCCAGAAAACAGAGAATATACAGCAGAAATTATGTTTGAGTCTTTCAATGTGCCCGGTTTATATATAGCAGTACAG GCTGTGTTAGCTCTAGCTGCATCTTGGACGTCTCGACAAGTAGGCGAGAGAACATTAACAGGAACTGTGATTGACTCTGGAGATGGTGTTACACACGTTATACCAGTG GCAGAAGGCTACGTCATTGGAAGCTGCATCAAACACATCCCTATTGCTGGACGGGACATCACATACTTTATACAACAACTGTTGAGAGAAAGAGAAGTGGGGATACCGCCAGAACAATCCTTAGAAACGGCAAAAGCAATAAAG GAGAAATATTCTTACGTTTGTCCAGACATTGCTAAAGAGTTTGCGAAATATGACAAAGATCCCAGCAAATGGATGAAACGACACGAAAGCATCAACAGCATCACAAAGCAGATATTTGGTGTGGATGTGGGCTATGAAAGGTTCCTTGGACCAGAAATCTTCTTCCATCCAGAG TTTTCCAATCCCGATTTCATTACACCTATCTCAGAGGTAGTTGACACAGTGATCCAGCACTGCCCAATAGATGTTCGGAGGGGTTTGTATAAG AATATTGTACTTTCTGGAGGCTCAACGATGTTCAAAGACTTTGGTAAAAAGTTACAACGAGACGTGAAGCGAGTTGTGGACCACAGATTAAAACTTAGCGAGGAACTAAGTGGAGGGCGGATAAAG CCCAAACCAATCAATGTAAATGTGGTGACGCACCATATGCAGAGATATGCAGTATGGTTTGGTGGAAGTATGTTAGCCTCAACT CCTGAATTTTACCAAGTGTGCCACACAAAAGCCGATTATGATGAATACGGCCCCAGCATATGCAGACATAACCCTGTTTTTGGTACCATGTCCTAA
- the LOC117317656 gene encoding actin-related protein 3-A isoform X1 gives MSLGPSFKSPTGTPAVIIDNGTGYTKMGYAGNTEPQWIIPSAIGVKESATVGDRSIQRLGKGVEDLDFYIGDEALSTPSYSVKWPIRHGVVEDWDLMERFMEQAIFKYLRSEPEDHFFLLTEPPLNTPENREYTAEIMFESFNVPGLYIAVQAVLALAASWTSRQVGERTLTGTVIDSGDGVTHVIPVAEGYVIGSCIKHIPIAGRDITYFIQQLLREREVGIPPEQSLETAKAIKEKYSYVCPDIAKEFAKYDKDPSKWMKRHESINSITKQIFGVDVGYERFLGPEIFFHPEFSNPDFITPISEVVDTVIQHCPIDVRRGLYKNIVLSGGSTMFKDFGKKLQRDVKRVVDHRLKLSEELSGGRIKPKPINVNVVTHHMQRYAVWFGGSMLASTPEFYQVCHTKADYDEYGPSICRHNPVFGTMS, from the exons ATGTCGCTTGGTCCTAGTTTTAAAAGTCCCACAGGGACCCCGGCCGTTATCATTGACAATGGTACAGG CTACACAAAGATGGGGTATGCTGGTAATACAGAACCACAGTGGATTATCCCGTCAGCAATTGGTGTGAAAGAGTCTGCCACTGTGGGTGACCGGTCAATCCAGAGGCTAGGAAAGGGGGTGGAAGACCTGGATTTCTACATTGGGGATGAAGCTCTCAGCACTCCTTCATATTCTGTGAAG TGGCCTATTAGACATGGTGTTGTCGAGGACTGGGATCTGATGGAGAGATTCATGGAACAGGCAATCTTCAAATATCTACGGTCAGAACCAGAAGATCATTTCTTCCTCCTT ACGGAACCACCACTCAACACTCCAGAAAACAGAGAATATACAGCAGAAATTATGTTTGAGTCTTTCAATGTGCCCGGTTTATATATAGCAGTACAG GCTGTGTTAGCTCTAGCTGCATCTTGGACGTCTCGACAAGTAGGCGAGAGAACATTAACAGGAACTGTGATTGACTCTGGAGATGGTGTTACACACGTTATACCAGTG GCAGAAGGCTACGTCATTGGAAGCTGCATCAAACACATCCCTATTGCTGGACGGGACATCACATACTTTATACAACAACTGTTGAGAGAAAGAGAAGTGGGGATACCGCCAGAACAATCCTTAGAAACGGCAAAAGCAATAAAG GAGAAATATTCTTACGTTTGTCCAGACATTGCTAAAGAGTTTGCGAAATATGACAAAGATCCCAGCAAATGGATGAAACGACACGAAAGCATCAACAGCATCACAAAGCAGATATTTGGTGTGGATGTGGGCTATGAAAGGTTCCTTGGACCAGAAATCTTCTTCCATCCAGAG TTTTCCAATCCCGATTTCATTACACCTATCTCAGAGGTAGTTGACACAGTGATCCAGCACTGCCCAATAGATGTTCGGAGGGGTTTGTATAAG AATATTGTACTTTCTGGAGGCTCAACGATGTTCAAAGACTTTGGTAAAAAGTTACAACGAGACGTGAAGCGAGTTGTGGACCACAGATTAAAACTTAGCGAGGAACTAAGTGGAGGGCGGATAAAG CCCAAACCAATCAATGTAAATGTGGTGACGCACCATATGCAGAGATATGCAGTATGGTTTGGTGGAAGTATGTTAGCCTCAACT CCTGAATTTTACCAAGTGTGCCACACAAAAGCCGATTATGATGAATACGGCCCCAGCATATGCAGACATAACCCTGTTTTTGGTACCATGTCCTAA